A genomic window from Candidatus Pelagisphaera phototrophica includes:
- a CDS encoding alkaline phosphatase PhoX, producing MKKPSRREFLKNSLITSGFLGLSACSQNYSTAVSSGKHGSTGLATKGYGPLLSDPNGRLKLPKGFSYKVISERGARMDDGQIVPPAHDGMATFPGPDGLTLIVRNHEVSPSQEDKVEYLKSSEWKGIGDSKRYDSGANGTHCTGGTTTLVFDTRTQELKRHYLSLTGTIRNCSGGVTPWGSWITCEEDVNRADDRLQKDHGYNFEVPANYEIGLTDPVPLKDMGRFNHEAVSVDPASGIVYQTEDRPDGLIYRFIPHVRGHLAKGGRLQALVIRGAPSSDTRNWEEIDLPSFPVKQSIEVEWIDIDDPTAPNDDLRYKGFENGAARFARGEGMFYGNGEIYFACTNGGPKKFGQVFRYRPSAFEGMSQESANPGKLELFIESQDLELLKACDNLTVAPWGDIVICEDDNESSAIVGITTDGKMYKIGHVQVESEVAGACFSPDGTTLFVNIQNSPGETLAITGPWRDRIA from the coding sequence ATGAAAAAACCTAGCCGTCGCGAATTCCTAAAAAACTCACTTATAACTTCAGGATTCCTTGGATTGAGTGCCTGTTCACAAAATTACTCGACTGCTGTTTCCTCTGGCAAGCACGGTTCAACTGGTTTAGCCACTAAGGGCTACGGGCCCTTATTAAGCGATCCCAATGGTCGTCTCAAACTACCGAAGGGTTTTAGCTACAAAGTCATATCTGAGCGAGGGGCCCGAATGGACGACGGACAAATTGTACCCCCCGCGCACGACGGAATGGCTACGTTTCCCGGCCCCGATGGCCTCACCTTAATCGTACGCAATCACGAAGTCAGCCCTTCGCAGGAGGACAAGGTTGAATACTTGAAATCTAGTGAGTGGAAAGGCATAGGCGATTCCAAGCGGTATGACAGCGGCGCCAACGGCACTCATTGCACTGGCGGCACAACTACACTAGTATTTGATACGCGAACTCAGGAATTGAAACGCCATTATCTCTCCCTTACCGGAACCATCCGAAACTGCTCCGGTGGCGTAACTCCGTGGGGATCTTGGATCACGTGCGAAGAGGATGTCAATAGAGCCGATGACCGACTACAGAAGGACCATGGCTACAACTTCGAGGTGCCCGCCAATTATGAGATCGGCCTTACAGATCCAGTGCCACTCAAGGACATGGGAAGATTCAACCATGAAGCGGTCTCCGTAGATCCAGCCAGTGGTATCGTCTACCAAACCGAGGATCGTCCAGATGGCCTCATCTATCGCTTTATTCCCCATGTGAGAGGCCACCTGGCCAAAGGGGGTCGTCTTCAGGCGCTCGTCATCAGGGGGGCTCCCTCAAGCGATACACGGAATTGGGAAGAGATCGACCTCCCCAGTTTCCCCGTCAAACAGTCTATAGAGGTGGAATGGATCGACATCGACGACCCTACCGCACCCAATGACGACCTTCGCTACAAGGGATTCGAAAACGGGGCAGCTCGATTCGCTCGCGGTGAAGGAATGTTTTACGGAAATGGCGAAATCTACTTTGCCTGCACCAACGGCGGACCGAAAAAGTTTGGTCAGGTTTTCCGATACCGCCCCAGTGCGTTTGAAGGGATGAGTCAGGAGTCTGCGAATCCGGGTAAACTAGAACTTTTCATCGAAAGCCAAGATCTAGAACTGCTCAAGGCCTGTGACAATCTGACCGTAGCTCCGTGGGGGGACATTGTCATCTGTGAGGACGACAATGAAAGCAGCGCTATTGTTGGCATTACAACCGATGGGAAAATGTACAAGATCGGACACGTTCAGGTGGAGAGCGAAGTTGCCGGAGCTTGTTTTTCTCCGGACGGTACCACTCTATTCGTGAATATCCAGAATAGCCCTGGAGAGACGCTCGCCATCACAGGTCCTTGGCGAGATCGGATCGCATAG